A stretch of Pseudomonas sp. CCC3.1 DNA encodes these proteins:
- the thrC gene encoding threonine synthase — protein sequence MRYISTRGQAPALNFEDVLLAGLASDGGLYVPENLPRFTQEEIASWAGLPYHELAFRVMRPFVTGSIPDADFKKILEETYAAFAHSSVAPLRQLKGNEWVLELFHGPTLAFKDFALQLLGRLLDYVLAKRGERVVIVGATSGDTGSAAIEGCKHCENVDIFILHPHNRVSEVQRRQMTTLFGDNIHNIAIEGNFDDCQEMVKASFADQGFLKGTRLVAVNSINWARIMAQIVYYFHAALQLGGPHRSVSFSVPTGNFGDIFAGYLARNMGLPINQLIVATNRNDILHRFMSGNQYAKDTLHATLSPSMDIMVSSNFERLLFDLHGRNGAAVAGLMDAFKQTGNFSVEEDRWTEARRLFDSLAVNDEQTCETIAQVFAETGEVLDPHTAIGVKAARECRRSLDTPMVILGTAHPVKFPEAVEKAGVGKALELPAHLSDLFEREERYTVLANDLKAVQAFVSQHGNRGKAL from the coding sequence ATGCGCTATATCAGCACCCGTGGCCAAGCACCGGCCCTGAATTTTGAAGATGTCCTGTTGGCCGGTCTGGCCAGTGATGGCGGTTTGTACGTTCCTGAAAACCTGCCGCGCTTTACGCAAGAAGAAATCGCTTCCTGGGCGGGTCTGCCGTACCACGAGCTGGCATTCCGGGTGATGCGCCCGTTTGTTACCGGCAGCATTCCTGATGCCGATTTCAAAAAAATTCTGGAAGAAACCTACGCAGCTTTTGCCCACAGCTCGGTTGCCCCGCTGCGCCAGCTCAAGGGCAATGAGTGGGTGCTTGAGCTGTTCCACGGCCCTACGCTGGCGTTCAAGGACTTTGCTCTGCAGTTGCTGGGTCGCTTGCTGGATTACGTACTGGCCAAGCGTGGCGAGCGCGTAGTGATCGTTGGTGCGACGTCGGGTGATACCGGCTCGGCTGCGATTGAAGGCTGCAAGCATTGCGAAAACGTGGATATTTTCATCCTGCATCCGCATAACCGGGTGTCGGAAGTCCAGCGTCGCCAAATGACCACGCTGTTCGGTGACAACATCCATAACATCGCCATCGAAGGCAACTTCGATGACTGCCAGGAAATGGTCAAGGCCAGCTTCGCTGACCAGGGCTTCCTCAAGGGCACGCGACTGGTTGCCGTGAACTCGATCAACTGGGCGCGGATCATGGCCCAGATCGTTTACTACTTCCACGCAGCCCTGCAATTGGGTGGCCCGCACCGTTCAGTGTCGTTCTCGGTGCCAACCGGCAACTTCGGCGATATTTTTGCGGGCTACCTGGCACGCAACATGGGCCTGCCGATCAACCAGTTGATCGTTGCCACCAACCGCAACGACATCTTGCACCGCTTCATGAGCGGCAATCAGTACGCCAAAGACACTCTGCACGCGACCTTGTCGCCGTCGATGGACATCATGGTTTCCTCGAACTTCGAACGCCTGCTGTTCGACCTGCACGGGCGCAATGGCGCGGCGGTTGCCGGCCTGATGGATGCGTTCAAGCAAACCGGCAATTTCAGCGTTGAAGAAGACCGCTGGACCGAAGCGCGTCGCTTGTTCGACTCGCTGGCTGTCAATGACGAGCAAACGTGCGAAACCATTGCCCAGGTGTTCGCTGAAACGGGCGAAGTGCTGGATCCGCACACTGCCATTGGCGTTAAGGCGGCTCGCGAGTGCCGTCGTAGCCTGGATACCCCGATGGTGATCCTGGGAACGGCGCATCCGGTCAAATTCCCGGAGGCCGTTGAAAAAGCAGGCGTAGGAAAAGCGTTAGAGCTGCCTGCTCACCTTTCGGATTTGTTTGAAAGGGAAGAGCGTTACACCGTGTTGGCCAATGACCTGAAAGCCGTACAGGCCTTTGTGAGTCAGCATGGCAATCGCGGAAAGGCACTTTAA
- a CDS encoding homoserine dehydrogenase, with the protein MNPVKVGICGLGTVGGGTFNVLKRNAEEIARRAGRGIQVAQIAMRTPNPQCDITGTPITNDVFAVATNPEIDIVIELIGGYTIARELVLKAIENGKHVVTANKALIAVHGNEIFAKAQEKGVIVAFEAAVAGGIPVIKAIREGLSANRINWVAGIINGTGNFILTEMREKGRTFEDVLAEAQALGYAEADPTFDVEGIDAAHKLTILASIAFGIPLQFDKAYTEGITKLTTADVNYAEALGYRIKHLGVARSTASGIELRVHPTLIPADRLIANVNGVMNAVMVNGDAAGSTLFYGAGAGMEPTASSVVADLVDVVRAMTSDPENRVPHLAFQSDSLSDHPILPIEACESAYYLRIQAKDHPGVLAQVASILSERGINIESIMQKEVEEHDGLVPMILLTHRVLEQHMNDAITALEALQGVVGPVVRIRVESLN; encoded by the coding sequence GTGAATCCGGTCAAAGTAGGTATCTGTGGGCTCGGGACCGTCGGTGGCGGCACCTTCAACGTACTAAAGCGTAACGCCGAGGAGATTGCCCGCCGTGCCGGGCGTGGTATCCAGGTTGCGCAAATTGCCATGCGTACGCCAAACCCTCAGTGCGACATTACCGGTACCCCCATTACCAACGATGTATTCGCTGTTGCGACCAACCCTGAAATTGACATCGTTATCGAGCTGATTGGCGGCTACACCATCGCCCGCGAACTGGTGCTCAAAGCCATCGAAAACGGCAAGCACGTCGTCACGGCCAACAAGGCGCTGATTGCTGTTCACGGCAACGAAATCTTCGCCAAGGCGCAAGAGAAAGGTGTGATCGTGGCGTTCGAAGCAGCCGTTGCTGGCGGTATCCCGGTGATCAAGGCCATTCGTGAAGGCCTGTCTGCAAACCGCATCAACTGGGTGGCGGGCATCATCAACGGTACTGGTAACTTCATCCTCACCGAAATGCGCGAAAAGGGTCGTACGTTTGAAGACGTGCTGGCTGAAGCGCAAGCGTTGGGCTACGCCGAAGCCGACCCGACGTTCGACGTTGAAGGTATCGATGCCGCGCACAAACTGACAATTCTGGCGTCGATTGCCTTTGGCATTCCGTTGCAGTTCGACAAGGCTTACACCGAAGGCATCACCAAACTGACCACTGCTGACGTGAACTACGCCGAAGCGCTGGGCTACCGCATCAAGCACCTGGGCGTTGCGCGCAGCACGGCCAGCGGTATCGAATTGCGGGTTCACCCGACCTTGATCCCGGCTGATCGCCTGATTGCCAACGTCAACGGCGTGATGAATGCCGTGATGGTCAATGGCGATGCGGCAGGTTCGACACTGTTCTACGGCGCTGGCGCTGGCATGGAGCCTACGGCGTCCTCGGTCGTTGCTGACCTGGTGGACGTGGTGCGTGCCATGACCTCCGACCCTGAGAACCGCGTGCCGCACTTGGCTTTCCAGTCGGACTCACTTTCTGATCACCCGATTCTGCCGATCGAAGCGTGCGAAAGTGCTTACTACCTGCGCATCCAGGCCAAGGATCATCCGGGCGTATTGGCCCAAGTGGCCAGCATCTTGTCGGAGCGCGGTATCAACATCGAATCGATCATGCAGAAAGAAGTCGAAGAGCATGACGGTCTGGTGCCAATGATCCTGCTGACTCACCGTGTACTGGAACAGCACATGAACGATGCCATTACCGCGCTGGAAGCCTTGCAAGGCGTGGTTGGCCCAGTTGTTCGCATCCGCGTGGAAAGTCTTAATTAA
- a CDS encoding thioredoxin fold domain-containing protein: MRLIHMFAAAAIALVSTFSFADTGAEQAIRKSLETLQLDVPVESISASPLAGLYEVKLKGSRVLYASADGQFIVQGYVFQLKDGKPVNLTEKAERSGVAKLINGIPVAETVVYPAIGETKSHITVFTDTTCPYCHKLHGEIPALNKMGIEVRYVAFPRQGLGSPGDQQLQAVWCSADKKSAMDKMTDGKTVDAPKCANPVAKQFALGQSIGVNGTPAIVLADGQVIPGYQPAEQVGKLALSVK, translated from the coding sequence ATGCGCTTGATCCACATGTTTGCCGCCGCAGCTATTGCGTTGGTCAGTACCTTTTCTTTCGCCGACACCGGTGCCGAACAAGCCATTCGCAAAAGCCTTGAAACACTGCAACTGGATGTTCCGGTCGAGAGCATCAGCGCCAGCCCGCTGGCCGGCCTGTACGAAGTCAAACTCAAGGGCAGCCGCGTGCTGTACGCCAGTGCCGATGGCCAATTCATCGTCCAAGGCTACGTGTTCCAGCTCAAGGACGGCAAGCCGGTCAACCTGACCGAAAAAGCTGAGCGTTCCGGCGTCGCCAAGTTGATCAACGGTATTCCGGTGGCTGAAACCGTGGTTTACCCGGCGATTGGCGAAACCAAATCACACATCACCGTCTTTACCGACACCACGTGCCCGTATTGCCACAAATTGCACGGCGAAATCCCGGCATTGAACAAAATGGGCATCGAAGTGCGCTATGTTGCGTTCCCGCGTCAGGGCCTAGGCTCGCCGGGTGACCAGCAACTGCAAGCGGTCTGGTGTTCCGCGGACAAGAAAAGCGCCATGGACAAAATGACTGACGGCAAAACGGTTGATGCACCAAAATGTGCCAACCCGGTGGCCAAGCAGTTTGCTTTGGGCCAGTCGATTGGCGTGAATGGCACGCCGGCCATCGTTTTGGCCGATGGCCAGGTGATTCCGGGTTACCAGCCTGCTGAGCAGGTTGGCAAGCTGGCACTCAGTGTTAAATAA
- the xerD gene encoding site-specific tyrosine recombinase XerD: protein MPAIDNPLIDRFLDALWLEKGLSDNTRDAYRSDLALFNGWLQERGIELVDAGRDLILDHLAWRLDQAYKPRSTARFLSGARGFYRYLLREKLIAVDPTLQVDMPQLGRPLPKSLSEADVEALLAAPDLSDAIGQRDRAMLEVLYACGLRVTELISLTLEQVNLRQGVLRVMGKGSKERLVPMGEEAIVWVERYMRDARHELLNGRPSDVLFPSQRGEQMTRQTFWHRIKHQAKVAGIDKSLSPHTLRHAFATHLLNHGADLRVVQMLLGHSDLSTTQIYTHVARARLQDLHALHHPRG, encoded by the coding sequence ATGCCTGCTATCGACAATCCTCTCATCGACCGTTTTCTGGATGCCTTGTGGCTGGAAAAAGGCCTGTCGGACAACACCCGCGATGCCTATCGCAGTGATTTGGCCCTGTTCAATGGCTGGTTGCAGGAGCGCGGCATTGAACTGGTTGATGCCGGGCGTGACCTTATCCTCGATCATTTGGCCTGGCGTCTTGATCAGGCCTATAAACCGCGTTCGACCGCGCGTTTCTTGTCCGGGGCACGTGGTTTCTATCGTTATTTGCTGCGTGAAAAGCTGATTGCCGTCGACCCGACCTTGCAAGTCGATATGCCGCAGTTGGGCAGGCCGTTGCCCAAGTCGCTGTCAGAGGCTGATGTAGAAGCGTTACTCGCTGCCCCGGACCTGAGCGATGCTATCGGTCAGCGTGACCGCGCCATGCTTGAAGTGCTGTATGCCTGCGGTCTGCGGGTGACCGAGTTGATCAGCCTGACCCTGGAACAGGTCAATCTGCGGCAGGGTGTGTTGCGGGTCATGGGCAAAGGCAGTAAGGAGCGGTTGGTGCCGATGGGGGAGGAGGCGATTGTCTGGGTCGAGCGTTACATGCGTGATGCTCGCCATGAGTTATTGAATGGCCGCCCCAGCGATGTGTTGTTTCCCAGTCAGCGTGGTGAGCAAATGACCCGCCAGACCTTCTGGCACCGGATCAAGCATCAGGCCAAGGTGGCCGGGATCGACAAGTCGTTGTCCCCGCACACCTTGCGTCACGCCTTCGCCACCCACTTGCTCAACCACGGTGCCGACTTGCGCGTGGTGCAAATGCTGCTGGGGCACAGCGACTTGTCCACGACGCAGATTTATACCCATGTGGCGCGGGCTCGTCTGCAAGACCTGCACGCCCTTCATCACCCCCGCGGTTAA
- a CDS encoding sodium:proton antiporter: MTEQQILLSFGGIGIAALGSQWLAWRLKLPAILFLLLTGILVGPVLGWLDPQALFGPLLMPLVSLAVALILFEGSLTLHLSEWREIGSVVHRLVTIGALSTWAVITLATHWLLGFDWLLALLFGTLTLVTGPTVIVPMLRVVRPKASIANILRWEGIVIDPIGALLAVVVYSFIIARANDNGLSQSLLTFAGVIMCGSLFGVIGGWIMGHIVRKQWLPEYLQSLATLAGVLGIFIAANQVMHESGLLAVTLMGMWMANMKGVDVRNILHFKENLSIFLISGLFILLAARLDLNAMIGLGPAVLVLLLIIQLIARPLNVLLSTFGSKLNWRERALLAWIAPRGIVAAAVSAIFAIRLNEAGHEGALLLVPLTFAVIIGTVVLQSATARPLARLLKVAEPAPSGFLIVGANGPARVIGKALQQLGSRVVLTDSNWENIRAARMDNLPTYFGNPASQHAETHLDLVGLGHLLALSASGELNTLAAVRFLHEFGPRRVFALANVQDNRRSDKHRASHEYRGLALGNPALTYGQLASELSQGAEMYSTTLTDNFTWEDYLKLHGKRATLLFARDSTGWVHVVTPESELKPGTGWTLLALIRQDG; this comes from the coding sequence ATGACCGAACAACAGATTCTGCTGTCCTTCGGCGGTATTGGCATTGCAGCCCTCGGCTCTCAATGGCTGGCCTGGCGCCTCAAGTTGCCCGCTATTCTGTTTTTGCTGCTGACCGGGATATTGGTCGGGCCGGTTTTAGGCTGGCTGGACCCGCAAGCACTGTTCGGCCCCCTGTTGATGCCGCTGGTTTCTCTGGCCGTGGCGTTGATTCTGTTTGAAGGCAGCCTGACCCTGCACCTGTCCGAGTGGCGTGAAATCGGCAGCGTCGTGCATCGACTGGTGACCATCGGCGCACTCTCGACCTGGGCAGTGATTACCCTGGCCACGCATTGGCTGCTGGGCTTTGACTGGCTGCTGGCATTGCTGTTTGGCACCCTGACCCTGGTCACCGGGCCAACGGTGATTGTGCCGATGCTGCGCGTGGTGCGGCCCAAAGCATCGATTGCCAACATCCTGCGCTGGGAAGGCATCGTCATCGACCCGATTGGCGCTCTGCTCGCGGTGGTGGTTTATAGCTTTATCATTGCCCGGGCCAACGATAACGGCCTGAGCCAAAGCTTGCTGACCTTTGCCGGGGTCATTATGTGCGGCAGCCTGTTTGGCGTTATCGGCGGCTGGATCATGGGCCATATCGTGCGCAAGCAGTGGCTACCGGAATACCTGCAAAGCCTGGCGACGCTGGCGGGCGTCCTGGGGATTTTTATTGCCGCCAATCAGGTGATGCACGAGTCCGGCCTGCTGGCGGTGACGCTGATGGGCATGTGGATGGCCAACATGAAAGGCGTGGATGTGCGCAACATCCTGCACTTCAAAGAAAACCTGAGCATTTTTTTGATTTCCGGCCTGTTCATTCTGCTGGCGGCGCGTCTGGACTTGAACGCCATGATCGGCCTCGGGCCTGCGGTGCTGGTGTTGTTGCTGATTATTCAACTGATTGCCCGCCCGTTGAACGTCCTGCTCTCGACCTTCGGCTCAAAACTGAACTGGCGTGAACGCGCATTGCTGGCCTGGATTGCGCCGCGAGGGATCGTTGCCGCTGCCGTGTCGGCGATTTTTGCGATTCGACTCAACGAAGCAGGCCATGAAGGTGCGCTGCTGCTGGTGCCGCTCACCTTTGCAGTGATCATTGGCACCGTGGTGCTGCAAAGCGCCACAGCCCGCCCGCTGGCCCGTTTGCTTAAGGTGGCAGAACCTGCGCCCAGCGGTTTTTTGATCGTGGGTGCCAACGGCCCGGCCCGAGTCATCGGCAAAGCACTGCAACAATTGGGCAGCCGCGTGGTGCTGACCGACTCCAACTGGGAAAACATCCGTGCAGCGCGCATGGACAATTTACCCACTTACTTTGGGAATCCGGCTTCACAACATGCCGAGACGCACCTTGATTTGGTGGGACTGGGGCATTTACTCGCCTTGTCGGCTTCTGGCGAGCTGAACACGTTGGCGGCTGTGCGCTTTCTTCATGAGTTCGGACCTCGGCGCGTGTTTGCCTTGGCCAACGTTCAGGACAACCGTCGCTCCGACAAACACCGCGCCAGCCATGAGTACCGCGGGCTCGCGCTGGGTAATCCGGCGCTGACCTATGGACAGTTGGCCAGCGAATTGAGCCAGGGCGCCGAGATGTACAGCACCACCCTGACCGACAACTTCACCTGGGAGGACTACCTGAAACTGCACGGCAAACGTGCCACCCTGCTGTTTGCCCGCGACAGCACGGGCTGGGTGCATGTGGTAACACCTGAGAGCGAGTTAAAACCGGGAACGGGGTGGACGTTGTTGGCGTTGATCAGGCAGGACGGCTGA
- a CDS encoding acyl-CoA thioesterase → MTSREQEIQRRTELSVTRITKAVFPSTTNHHNTLFGGTALAWMDEVSFIAATRFCRLPLVTVSTDRIDFNHPIAAGSIVELIGRVVKVGNTSLKVEVEVYVESMSNDGRELAIQGVFSFVAIDDDKRPVPVLPGF, encoded by the coding sequence ATGACTTCGCGTGAGCAAGAGATTCAGCGCCGTACCGAACTGTCCGTCACCCGCATCACCAAAGCCGTATTCCCCTCGACCACCAACCACCACAACACTCTGTTTGGCGGCACTGCGCTGGCCTGGATGGACGAAGTCTCGTTCATCGCGGCGACCCGTTTTTGCCGCTTGCCGTTGGTCACCGTTTCGACCGATCGCATCGACTTCAACCACCCGATTGCAGCGGGCTCGATTGTCGAGTTGATTGGCCGCGTGGTTAAAGTGGGCAATACCAGTCTCAAGGTAGAAGTCGAGGTGTATGTCGAAAGCATGAGCAACGATGGCCGTGAACTGGCGATCCAGGGAGTGTTCAGTTTTGTTGCCATTGACGACGACAAGCGCCCGGTGCCGGTGTTGCCAGGGTTTTAA
- the rplS gene encoding 50S ribosomal protein L19 — translation MTNKIILALEAEQMTKEIPPFAPGDTIVVQVKVKEGDRSRLQAFEGVVIAKRNRGVNSAFTVRKISNGVGVERTFQTYSPQIDSMAVKRRGDVRKAKLYYLRDLSGKAARIKEKLA, via the coding sequence ATGACTAACAAAATCATCCTTGCACTCGAAGCAGAGCAGATGACCAAAGAGATCCCTCCTTTTGCCCCGGGCGACACCATTGTCGTTCAGGTGAAAGTGAAGGAAGGCGATCGTTCGCGTCTGCAAGCTTTCGAAGGTGTAGTGATTGCCAAGCGTAACCGTGGCGTGAACAGTGCTTTCACTGTTCGTAAAATCTCCAACGGTGTTGGCGTAGAGCGTACTTTCCAGACCTACAGCCCGCAAATCGACAGCATGGCTGTGAAGCGTCGCGGTGACGTTCGTAAAGCCAAGCTGTACTACCTGCGTGACCTGTCCGGTAAAGCAGCTCGCATCAAGGAAAAACTGGCTTAA
- the trmD gene encoding tRNA (guanosine(37)-N1)-methyltransferase TrmD, producing MAKLRVEVISLFPEMFSAISDYGITSRAVKQGLLQLTCWNPRDYTTDRHHTVDDRPFGGGPGMVMKIKPLEDALVQAREAAGEAAKVIYLSPQGRQLNQSAVRELANEEALILIAGRYEGIDERFINTYVDEEWSIGDYVLSGGELPAMVLIDAVTRLLPGALGHADSAEEDSFTDGLLDCPHYTRPEVYADQRVPDVLLSGNHAHIRRWRLQQSLGRTFERRADLLESRSLSGEEKKLLEEYILARDDS from the coding sequence GTGGCTAAATTGCGCGTAGAAGTGATCAGTTTGTTTCCCGAAATGTTTTCCGCCATCAGCGACTACGGCATCACTAGTCGTGCGGTGAAACAAGGGCTCTTGCAGCTCACCTGTTGGAATCCGCGAGACTACACAACGGACCGACATCACACTGTGGACGATCGCCCATTTGGCGGTGGTCCGGGCATGGTGATGAAGATCAAGCCTCTGGAAGATGCACTGGTTCAGGCCAGAGAAGCAGCCGGAGAGGCGGCGAAGGTTATTTACCTGTCGCCCCAAGGCCGTCAACTGAATCAGTCGGCGGTACGCGAGCTGGCGAATGAGGAAGCATTAATCCTCATTGCAGGTCGCTATGAAGGCATCGACGAGCGTTTTATAAACACTTATGTCGATGAAGAGTGGTCGATTGGTGACTATGTACTTTCCGGTGGCGAGCTGCCGGCGATGGTTCTGATTGATGCGGTTACACGACTGCTGCCCGGAGCTTTAGGGCATGCGGACTCCGCTGAGGAAGATTCCTTTACGGATGGTCTGCTGGATTGCCCGCACTACACCCGACCGGAGGTGTATGCGGATCAGCGTGTTCCCGACGTATTGCTAAGTGGCAATCATGCACACATCCGGCGTTGGCGTTTACAGCAGTCCCTTGGGCGGACCTTTGAACGACGCGCCGATCTTCTGGAAAGCCGCTCGCTTTCTGGAGAAGAGAAGAAGCTGCTCGAGGAATACATCCTCGCGCGGGACGATAGTTAA
- the rimM gene encoding ribosome maturation factor RimM (Essential for efficient processing of 16S rRNA), which yields MSVTPETADDLIVIGKIYSIHGVRGEVKVYSFTDPIDNLLDYKKLTLRRGNDVRQAELVSGRSHNGKFLVVKLKGLDDRDEAGLLREFEICVPRNLFPELTEGEYYWYQLQGLKVTNLEGQLLGKVVDLMETGSNDVMEVKPCPGSLDDRDRLLPYTEQCVLSIDLQAGEMKVDWDADF from the coding sequence ATGAGCGTGACGCCTGAAACTGCTGATGATTTGATCGTTATCGGCAAAATCTACTCCATTCACGGCGTGCGCGGCGAAGTGAAGGTTTATTCCTTTACGGATCCAATTGATAACCTGTTGGACTACAAAAAGCTGACGCTTCGGCGCGGCAATGATGTACGACAGGCAGAGCTGGTCAGTGGCCGTTCTCATAACGGCAAGTTTCTGGTCGTGAAGCTCAAGGGTCTTGATGATCGTGATGAAGCAGGTCTTCTTCGCGAATTTGAGATCTGCGTGCCGCGCAACCTGTTTCCTGAACTGACCGAAGGCGAGTACTACTGGTACCAGCTGCAGGGTCTTAAAGTGACCAACCTCGAAGGGCAATTGCTCGGCAAGGTTGTTGATCTGATGGAAACTGGCTCGAACGATGTCATGGAAGTCAAACCTTGCCCAGGTAGCCTGGACGATCGTGATCGCTTGTTGCCCTATACAGAGCAATGCGTGTTGAGCATCGACCTGCAAGCGGGCGAGATGAAGGTGGATTGGGATGCGGACTTCTAA
- the rpsP gene encoding 30S ribosomal protein S16 yields the protein MLTIRLALGGSKKRPFYHLTVTDSRNPRDGSHKEQIGFFNPVARGQEVRFSVKEDRLAYWLSVGAQLSERVAQLVKENAKAAA from the coding sequence ATGCTAACAATCCGTCTTGCCCTTGGCGGCTCCAAAAAGCGCCCGTTTTACCACTTGACCGTTACCGATAGCCGTAACCCACGTGACGGTTCCCACAAGGAACAAATTGGCTTCTTCAACCCGGTTGCTCGTGGTCAAGAAGTTCGTTTCTCCGTTAAAGAAGACCGCCTCGCCTACTGGCTGAGCGTTGGTGCTCAACTGTCTGAGCGTGTTGCTCAGCTGGTTAAAGAAAACGCTAAGGCTGCGGCCTGA
- the ffh gene encoding signal recognition particle protein produces MFENLTDRLSQTLRHVTGKAKLTEDNIKDTLREVRMALLEADVALPVVKDFVNSVKERAVGTEVSRSLTPGQAFVKIVQAELESLMGAANEDLILNVTPPAVVLMAGLQGAGKTTTAGKLARFLKERKKKTVMVVSVDVYRPAAIKQLETLAGEVGVTFFPSDISQKPVAIAQAAINEAKLKFIDVVIVDTAGRLHIDAEMMTEIQELHAAVKPAETLFVVDAMTGQDAANTAKAFGDALPLTGVILTKVDGDARGGAALSVRSITGKPIKFIGMGEKSDALEPFHPDRIASRILGMGDVLSLIEQAEQTLDKDKADKLAKKLKKGKGFDLEDFRDQLQQMKNMGGLGGLMDKLPNMGGVNLAQMGNAQGAAEKQFKQMEAIINSMTPAERRDPDLISGSRKRRIAMGSGTQVQDIGRLIKQHKQMQKMMKKFSAKGGMAKMMRGMGSMMPGGGMPKM; encoded by the coding sequence ATGTTTGAAAATTTAACCGATCGTCTCTCGCAGACGCTGCGCCATGTCACCGGCAAGGCCAAGCTGACCGAGGACAACATCAAAGACACCCTGCGTGAAGTGCGCATGGCGTTGCTGGAAGCCGATGTGGCTTTGCCAGTGGTCAAAGACTTCGTCAACTCGGTCAAAGAGCGCGCGGTCGGCACAGAAGTGTCGCGCAGCCTGACGCCGGGTCAGGCATTTGTGAAAATTGTTCAGGCTGAACTCGAAAGCCTGATGGGCGCTGCCAACGAGGACTTGATCCTCAATGTCACGCCGCCTGCTGTCGTTTTAATGGCCGGTTTGCAGGGGGCGGGTAAAACCACCACCGCTGGCAAGCTGGCGCGCTTCCTTAAAGAGCGCAAAAAGAAGACCGTGATGGTGGTCTCGGTCGACGTTTATCGTCCGGCCGCGATCAAGCAACTGGAAACCCTGGCGGGCGAAGTGGGCGTTACGTTCTTCCCGTCCGATATCAGCCAGAAACCAGTGGCCATCGCGCAAGCGGCTATTAATGAAGCCAAGCTCAAGTTTATTGATGTCGTAATCGTCGATACCGCCGGTCGTTTGCACATCGACGCCGAGATGATGACCGAGATCCAGGAACTGCATGCGGCGGTCAAGCCTGCAGAAACCCTGTTCGTGGTTGATGCCATGACCGGCCAGGACGCCGCCAACACGGCCAAGGCCTTTGGTGATGCGCTGCCGTTGACCGGTGTGATTCTGACCAAGGTCGATGGTGATGCCCGTGGCGGTGCGGCACTGTCCGTGCGCTCGATCACTGGCAAGCCAATCAAGTTCATCGGTATGGGCGAGAAGAGCGACGCGCTCGAACCGTTCCACCCGGATCGTATTGCGTCGCGTATCTTGGGCATGGGCGACGTGCTCAGCCTTATCGAGCAAGCCGAACAGACGCTCGATAAAGACAAAGCCGACAAACTGGCTAAAAAGCTCAAAAAAGGTAAAGGCTTCGACCTCGAAGACTTCCGCGACCAACTGCAACAGATGAAGAACATGGGCGGCCTTGGCGGTCTCATGGACAAACTGCCGAATATGGGTGGTGTGAATCTGGCGCAAATGGGCAATGCCCAGGGCGCAGCAGAAAAGCAGTTCAAGCAAATGGAAGCCATCATCAACTCCATGACTCCGGCCGAGCGTCGTGACCCTGATCTGATCAGCGGTTCGCGCAAGCGTCGTATTGCCATGGGTTCCGGTACGCAGGTGCAGGACATCGGTCGCTTGATCAAGCAGCACAAGCAGATGCAAAAGATGATGAAAAAATTCTCTGCCAAAGGCGGAATGGCGAAAATGATGCGCGGCATGGGCTCAATGATGCCCGGCGGCGGCATGCCAAAAATGTAA